The Rhododendron vialii isolate Sample 1 chromosome 8a, ASM3025357v1 genome has a window encoding:
- the LOC131298941 gene encoding ABC transporter B family member 15-like, with translation MREEGIGNQNKSSRSFRSIFMHSDGIDKLLMGLGFIGSLGDGLSMPVMLLFTSKIINNIGSASASDISSHNVNKNAVLLCFVALMQGISCFFEGYCWTRTGERQASRMRSRYLKAVLRQEVGYFDLHVTSTAEIIANVSSDSLVIQDVISEKVPVFLMNLFTFVGAYIVAFAILWRLAIVAFPFVIFLVIPGLMYGRALMGIARKMKVEYNKAGTVAVQALSSIKTVYAFVAERKTIENYSLALQGTMELGLRQGLAKGLAMGSNGIVFVIWSFMAYYGSRLIMYHNASGGHVFAVGASIIWGGLSLGAGLPNLKYFSEASAAGERILEIIKRVPKIDSDNMDGEVLENISGNIEFKNVEFTYPSRPETSIFQNFNLKIPAGLTTALVGGSGSGKSTVIALLQRFYDPMGGEICLDGVAIDKLQLKWLRAQMGLVSQEPALFATSIKENILFGKEDADMEEIIAAAKASNAHNFISQLPQRYDTQVGEGGVQMSGGQKQRIAIARALIKAPRILLLDEATSALDSESERVVQEALDNAAVGRTTIVIAHRLSTIRNADIIAVVQNGQVMETGSPEELIYHENGLYASLVRHQQTEKNRGETTSNEASTSSNNPTMDSNNNNNQRLSILSRSSSTNSPTLSQRFNNSSTDRADRDFPVPSFRRLLVMNLPEWRQGIMACISAVLFGAIQPLYAYALGSVISVFFLLDHNEIKYKMRIYSLCFVGLAISSLLINVIQHYNFAYMGEHLTKRIRERMLSKILTFEVGWFDQDENSSGAICSRLAKDANVVRSLVGDRMALIIQTLSAVTIACTMGLVIAWRLASVMIAVQPLVILCFYFKRVFLKNMSNKAMKAQDESSKLAAEAVSNLRTVTAFSSQARVLKMLEKAQEGPRRESIRQSWFAGIGLSISQSLMACTWALDFWYGAKLISQGYIGSKALFETFMILVSTGRIIADAGTMTNDLAKGSDSVKSVFAVLDRYTRIEPDDPEGYKPDNITGHVELCDIQFAYPARPEVMVFNVFSINIEAGKSTALVGESGSGKSTIVGLIERFYDPLKGVVKIDGRDIRSYHLRSLRKHIALVSQEPTLFAGSIRDNITYSASGKIDESEVIEVAKAANAHDFIVCLEDGYDTWCGDRGLQLSGGQKQRIAIARAILKNPAILLLDEATSALDSQSEQVVQDALVRVMVGRTSVVVAHRLNTIQNCDMIAVLNKGEVVEKGTHSSLLGKGPEGAYFSLVSLQRTPNAPHSEF, from the exons ATGAGGGAGGAAGGTATAGGGAACCAAAACAAGAGCAGTAGGTCATTTCGATCAATTTTCATGCATTCCGATGGCATTGATAAGCTGCTAATGGGCCTAGGATTCATCGGATCACTCGGCGACGGGCTTTCTATGCCCGTCATGTTGCTCTTCACTAGCAAGATTATCAACAATATCGGTAGCGCTTCCGCCTCCGATATCTCCTCTCATAACGTCAACAAG AATGCAGTGTTGTTGTGCTTCGTGGCGCTTATGCAAGGGATATCATGTTTCTTTG AGGGGTATTGTTGGACAAGAACAGGAGAAAGACAGGCATCAAGAATGAGATCAAGGTATTTGAAGGCAGTGCTAAGGCAAGAAGTGGGTTACTTTGATTTGCACGTCACAAGCACCGCAGAAATCATTGCAAACGTTTCCAGTGATAGTCTTGTCATTCAAGATGTTATTAGTGAAAAG GTTCCAGTGTTCTTGATGAACTTATTCACATTCGTTGGGGCCTACATAGTGGCATTTGCAATTCTATGGAGGCTAGCAATTGTGGCGTTTCCTTTTGTGATATTTCTTGTAATCCCTGGTCTGATGTATGGAAGGGCATTAATGGGAATAGCCAGAAAAATGAAGGTGGAATACAACAAGGCAGGCACAGTAGCAGTACAAGCACTCTCTTCTATCAAAACAGTTTATGCCTTTGTTGCTGAGAGAAAGACCATTGAAAATTACTCTCTTGCCCTTCAAGGGACTATGGAGCTGGGGCTAAGGCAAGGATTGGCAAAAGGCTTAGCCATGGGTAGCAATGGCATAGTTTTTGTAATTTGGTCCTTCATGGCTTATTATGGTAGCAGATTGATTATGTACCATAACGCTAGCGGTGGCCATGTTTTCGCGGTGGGTGCTTCCATCATCTGGGGAGGACT GTCACTAGGTGCTGGTTTACCAAACCTAAAGTACTTTTCTGAAGCATCTGCAGCAGGGGAGAGAATATTGGAAATAATAAAAAGAGTACCCAAAATCGACTCCGATAACATGGACGGAGAAGTTCTGGAAAATATTTCGGGCAACATCGAATTCAAAAACGTCGAATTCACCTACCCATCGCGACCCGAAACTTCCATTTTCCAAAACTTCAACCTCAAAATACCAGCGGGGTTAACAACGGCGTTAGTCGGCGGAAGTGGGTCTGGAAAATCAACGGTGATCGCCCTTTTGCAACGGTTTTATGATCCAATGGGGGGAGAGATTTGTCTCGACGGAGTCGCCATCGATAAGCTACAGTTGAAGTGGTTGAGAGCTCAGATGGGGTTGGTGAGTCAAGAGCCAGCTCTATTTGCTACAAGTATTAAAGAGAACATACTATTTGGGAAGGAAGATGCAGATATGGAAGAGATCATTGCTGCTGCTAAAGCTTCTAATGCTCATAACTTCATTTCTCAGCTGCCTCAGCGTTATGATACCCAG GTGGGTGAGGGAGGAGTTCAAATGTCAGGGGGACAAAAGCAACGAATCGCAATAGCTCGCGCCTTAATTAAGGCACCGCGCATCCTCTTACTTGACGAGGCCACAAGCGCGTTGGACTCGGAATCAGAGCGTGTCGTGCAAGAAGCACTTGACAACGCCGCCGTGGGACGCACAACTATCGTCATTGCTCACCGCCTCTCCACCATTCGAAACGCCGACATCATTGCTGTCGTCCAAAATGGCCAG GTAATGGAAACCGGCTCACCTGAGGAACTAATCTACCATGAAAACGGCCTATATGCATCCCTAGTCCGCCACCAACAAACAGAGAAGAACAGAGGAGAAACTACATCAAATGAAGCCTCAACTTCGTCAAATAATCCAACAATGGAttcaaacaacaacaacaatcagAGATTGTCGATTCTGAGTCGATCCAGTTCAACAAACTCACCCACACTAAGCCAGAGATTCAACAATTCTTCTACAGATAGAGCAGACCGAGATTTTCCTGTTCCCTCATTTAGAAGGCTTTTGGTGATGAATTTACCCGAGTGGAGGCAAGGGATAATGGCATGCATAAGTGCGGTTTTATTCGGTGCAATTCAACCGCTTTATGCTTATGCACTGGGATCGGTGATTTCGGTTTTTTTCTTGCTGGATCACAATGAGATCAAGTATAAGATGAGGATTTATTCGTTGTGTTTCGTTGGGTTGGCGATTTCATCGCTGTTGATTAATGTAATCCAGCATTATAACTTTGCGTACATGGGGGAACATTTGACGAAGAGGATTAGAGAGAGGATGTTGTCCAAGATTTTGACGTTTGAAGTTGGGTGGTTTGATCAGGATGAGAATTCTAGTGGTGCTATTTGCTCTCGGCTCGCTAAAGATGCGAATGtg GTGAGATCTCTAGTGGGCGATAGGATGgcactcattatccaaacttTGTCGGCAGTAACCATAGCTTGCACCATGGGCCTGGTCATCGCATGGAGGCTCGCATCGGTTATGATAGCAGTTCAACCCCTTGTCATCCTCTGCTTCTACTTTAAGCGCGTCTTTCTCAAGAACATGTCCAACAAGGCCATGAAGGCCCAAGACGAAAGCAGCAAGCTGGCTGCTGAAGCAGTCTCCAACCTCCGGACTGTCACCGCATTCTCTTCTCAGGCTCGAGTCCTCAAAATGCTTGAAAAGGCCCAAGAAGGCCCACGACGTGAAAGCATCCGACAATCATGGTTCGCTGGTATTGGGCTTAGTATCTCCCAAAGCCTCATGGCATGCACTTGGGCTTTAGACTTTTGGTATGGTGCAAAGCTCATCTCCCAAGGCTACATTGGGTCCAAAGCCCTGTTTGAGACCTTCATGATCTTAGTAAGCACGGGTCGAATTATTGCCGACGCAGGGACCATGACTAACGACCTTGCGAAAGGATCTGATTCAGTCAAGTCAGTTTTTGCCGTGCTGGATCGGTATACACGTATTGAGCCTGACGACCCTGAAGGATACAAGCCTGACAATATAACAGGCCATGTGGAGCTGTGCGACATCCAATTTGCATACCCGGCTAGGCCAGAAGTGATGGTCTTCAACGTCTTTTCGATCAACATTGAAGCAGGGAAATCAACTGCTTTGGTTGGAGAAAGTGGCTCTGGGAAATCAACCATCGTTGGATTGATCGAGCGATTCTACGATCCACTTAAAGGTGTAGTGAAAATAGATGGTCGCGATATTAGATCATACCATCTGAGATCCCTACGGAAACACATTGCACTTGTTAGTCAAGAGCCAACTTTGTTTGCGGGGTCCATTCGAGATAACATCACTTACAGTGCATCAGGTAAGATTGACGAATCGGAGGTCATTGAGGTGGCTAAGGCAGCCAATGCTCACGATTTCATTGTTTGCCTAGAAGACGGGTATGATACGTGGTGTGGGGATAGAGGATTGCAATTGTCGGGTGGACAAAAGCAACGTATTGCAATAGCCCgtgctattttgaaaaatcCAGCAATTCTGTTACTAGACGAGGCGACTAGTGCACTTGATAGCCAATCGGAGCAAGTTGTACAAGATGCGCTCGTGCGTGTGATGGTAGGGAGGACTAGTGTGGTTGTGGCCCATAGGTTGAATACAATCCAAAATTGCGATATGATTGCGGTTTTGAATAAAGGGGAGGTGGTGGAGAAAGGAACCCACTCTTCTTTGTTGGGTAAGGGACCCGAGGGAGCATATTTCTCTCTCGTCAGCCTTCAAAGAACCCCCAACGCTCCCCACAGTGAATTTTAA